The following coding sequences lie in one Arachis ipaensis cultivar K30076 chromosome B05, Araip1.1, whole genome shotgun sequence genomic window:
- the LOC107642484 gene encoding protein FAR1-RELATED SEQUENCE 5-like isoform X2 — MEFESLSLANEVIEFDMIGLGDDGAIDIEHHVEDDDDYISVDNVFAATAATNIAATVGPQIPIGDTNLEPYQGMEFESEEAAKAFYNSYARRIGFSTRVSMSRRSRRDGAIIQRSFVCAKEGFRMEKEKNSLDGRVKRPRAETRVGCKAMLVVKIQVSGRWVVSSFVKEHNHELVPPDKGAGIGPSGIMSALIKEYGGISNIGFTERDCRNYMRSSRQRTLGGDTQILLDYLKSKQAKNPLFFYAVQGDEDRYMSNIFWADPKARTNYTYFGDTVTFDTTYRSNRYRLPFAPFTGVNHHGQPVLFGCALLINESEASFVWLFKMWLEAMSGQSPVSITTDHDRVIRVAINHVFPNTRHRFCKWHIFKECQEKLSHVLYEQVNFEADLHKCVNLPESIDEFESCWSSLIDSYNLREHEWLQAIYGDRRQWVPVYLRDTFFAEMSITQRSDSINSYFDGYINASTTLQHFVKQYEKALESRLEKEVKADYDTINTTPVLKTPSPMEKQAAGIYTKRLFIKFQEELVETLTYLANKVGEEEITCVYRVAKYGDIHRAYFVRFNSFKMKVTCSCQMFEFLGLVCRHILTVFRVTNILTLPSHYILKRWTRNAKSGVILDEHTPDLLNGARESLTIRYNNLRHEALKYVDDGIRSPRVYDVAMSALQEAANKVARATKNDGRLVVSNGTYKEDLQWNNEATTSYRDPETSLQQSSSKDDHDRTIEKLTRQLDRAQRKCEVYRSNLLSILKDMEEQKLELSVKVQNIKLGMKD, encoded by the exons ATGGAGTTTGAATCTCTGAGTCTGGCCAATGAGGTCATTGAATTTGATATGATTGGTTTGGGTGATGATGGTGCCATTGATATTGAACACCatgttgaagatgatgatgactATATCAGTGTTGACAATGTTTTTGCTGCTACTGCCGCCACCAATATAGCTGCCACTGTTGGACCTCAAATTCCTATAGGGGACACAAATCTTGAACCTTATCAGGGTATGGAATTTGAATCAGAAGAGGCTGCTAAGGCGTTTTATAATTCCTATGCTCGCCGCATTGGATTTAGTACGAGGGTGAGCATGTCCCGTCGCTCCAGACGTGATGGTGCTATAATTCAGAGGTCTTTTGTGTGTGCCAAGGAAGGTTTCCGTatggagaaggagaagaattcTCTTGATGGCAGAGTCAAACGACCTCGTGCTGAAACTCGTGTTGGTTGCAAGGCCATGTTGGTTGTGAAAATTCAAGTGTCTGGCAGATGGGTTGTTTCTTCATTTGTCAAGGAGCACAACCATGAATTGGTTCCACCTGATAAG GGTGCTGGTATAGGGCCTAGTGGAATTATGTCTGCACTTATCAAAGAATATGGTGGAATTAGCAACATTGGGTTCACTGAGCGTGACTGTAGGAACTACATGAGGAGCAGCCGGCAAAGGACCCTTGGTGGTGACACTCAAATCCTCTTGGATTACTTGAAGAGTAAACAAGCTAAGAATCCTTTGTTTTTCTATGCCGTACAAGGTGATGAGGATCGCTACATGAGTAATATCTTCTGGGCTGATCCTAAGGCTAGGACTAACTACACTTATTTTGGTGACACTGTCACATTTGACACAACATATAGGTCAAACCGCTATAGATTGCCTTTTGCGCCTTTTACTGGAGTAAATCATCACGGACAGCCTGTATTATTTGGTTGTGCTCTCTTGATAAATGAATCCGAAGCATCGTTTGTCTGGCTCTTCAAAATGTGGCTTGAAGCGATGTCAGGGCAATCTCCAGTCTCAATCACTACTGATCATGATCGGGTGATTCGTGTAGCCATTAACCATGTCTTTCCTAATACCCGTCATCGGTTTTGCAAGTGGCACATTTTTAAAGAGTGCCAAGAGAAGTTGTCTCATGTGCTTTATGAACAAGTTAATTTTGAAGCTGACCTTCATAAATGTGTTAATCTGCCAGAGTCCATTGATGAGTTTGAGTCTTGTTGGTCCTCCCTAATAGATAGTTATAATCTCAGAGAACATGAATGGCTCCAAGCAATTTATGGTGATAGGCGGCAGTGGGTTCCCGTGTACTTGAGAGACACATTTTTTGCAGAAATGTCGATAACACAGCGAAGTGATAGCATAAACTCTTACTTTGATGGGTATATTAATGCATCAACAACACTTCAGCATTTTGTTAAGCAGTATGAGAAGGCCCTAGAAAGTCGTCTTGAGAAAGAAGTTAAAGCTGATTATGACACAATAAACACCACTCCAGTTTTGAAGACACCATCACCTATGGAGAAACAAGCAGCTGGGATTTACACAAAGAGATTGTTTATCAAATTTCAAGAAGAGTTGGTTGAGACATTAACTTATTTGGCAAACAAAGTAGGTGAAGAAGAAATAACTTGTGTGTATAGAGTAGCCAAATATGGGGATATTCATAGGGCTTACTTTGTCAGATTTAACTCTTTTAAGATGAAGGTTACTTGTAGTTGCCAGATGTTTGAGTTTTTGGGTCTGGTTTGTAGACATATACTGACTGTTTTTAGGGTGACAAATATTCTTACTTTACCTTCTCATTATATTCTAAAAAGATGGACCAGGAATGCTAAAAGTGGTGTCATCTTGGATGAACACACCCCTGATTTGCTAAATGGTGCACGAGAATCTCTAACTATACGATATAATAATCTTCGTCATGAGGCCCTTAAGTATGTTGATGACGGAATAAGGTCTCCAAGAGTTTACGATGTTGCTATGAGTGCGCTACAGGAGGCTGCAAATAAAGTGGCACGAGCGACTAAGAATGATGGAAGACTGGTCGTTTCAAATGGAACTTATAAAGAAGATTTACAGTGGAACAATGAAGCTACTACAAGTTACAGGGATCCTGAAACCAGTTTGCAACAATCTTCATCCAAG GATGACCACGACAGAACAATTGAGAAATTGACAAGACAACTTGACCGAGCTCAAAGGAAGTGTGAAGTTTATAGGTCAAACTTGCTGTCAATTCTAAAAGACATGGAAGAGCAGAAGCTAGAATTATCAGTAAAAGTCCAAAATATCAAGTTAGGGATGAAAGATTGA
- the LOC107642484 gene encoding protein FAR1-RELATED SEQUENCE 5-like isoform X1 has protein sequence MEFESLSLANEVIEFDMIGLGDDGAIDIEHHVEDDDDYISVDNVFAATAATNIAATVGPQIPIGDTNLEPYQGMEFESEEAAKAFYNSYARRIGFSTRVSMSRRSRRDGAIIQRSFVCAKEGFRMEKEKNSLDGRVKRPRAETRVGCKAMLVVKIQVSGRWVVSSFVKEHNHELVPPDKVHCLRSHRHVSGPAKSLIDTLQGAGIGPSGIMSALIKEYGGISNIGFTERDCRNYMRSSRQRTLGGDTQILLDYLKSKQAKNPLFFYAVQGDEDRYMSNIFWADPKARTNYTYFGDTVTFDTTYRSNRYRLPFAPFTGVNHHGQPVLFGCALLINESEASFVWLFKMWLEAMSGQSPVSITTDHDRVIRVAINHVFPNTRHRFCKWHIFKECQEKLSHVLYEQVNFEADLHKCVNLPESIDEFESCWSSLIDSYNLREHEWLQAIYGDRRQWVPVYLRDTFFAEMSITQRSDSINSYFDGYINASTTLQHFVKQYEKALESRLEKEVKADYDTINTTPVLKTPSPMEKQAAGIYTKRLFIKFQEELVETLTYLANKVGEEEITCVYRVAKYGDIHRAYFVRFNSFKMKVTCSCQMFEFLGLVCRHILTVFRVTNILTLPSHYILKRWTRNAKSGVILDEHTPDLLNGARESLTIRYNNLRHEALKYVDDGIRSPRVYDVAMSALQEAANKVARATKNDGRLVVSNGTYKEDLQWNNEATTSYRDPETSLQQSSSKDDHDRTIEKLTRQLDRAQRKCEVYRSNLLSILKDMEEQKLELSVKVQNIKLGMKD, from the exons ATGGAGTTTGAATCTCTGAGTCTGGCCAATGAGGTCATTGAATTTGATATGATTGGTTTGGGTGATGATGGTGCCATTGATATTGAACACCatgttgaagatgatgatgactATATCAGTGTTGACAATGTTTTTGCTGCTACTGCCGCCACCAATATAGCTGCCACTGTTGGACCTCAAATTCCTATAGGGGACACAAATCTTGAACCTTATCAGGGTATGGAATTTGAATCAGAAGAGGCTGCTAAGGCGTTTTATAATTCCTATGCTCGCCGCATTGGATTTAGTACGAGGGTGAGCATGTCCCGTCGCTCCAGACGTGATGGTGCTATAATTCAGAGGTCTTTTGTGTGTGCCAAGGAAGGTTTCCGTatggagaaggagaagaattcTCTTGATGGCAGAGTCAAACGACCTCGTGCTGAAACTCGTGTTGGTTGCAAGGCCATGTTGGTTGTGAAAATTCAAGTGTCTGGCAGATGGGTTGTTTCTTCATTTGTCAAGGAGCACAACCATGAATTGGTTCCACCTGATAAGGTGCATTGCCTTCGCTCTCACCGCCATGTTTCGGGTCCAGCTAAATCATTGATTGATACCTTGCAGGGTGCTGGTATAGGGCCTAGTGGAATTATGTCTGCACTTATCAAAGAATATGGTGGAATTAGCAACATTGGGTTCACTGAGCGTGACTGTAGGAACTACATGAGGAGCAGCCGGCAAAGGACCCTTGGTGGTGACACTCAAATCCTCTTGGATTACTTGAAGAGTAAACAAGCTAAGAATCCTTTGTTTTTCTATGCCGTACAAGGTGATGAGGATCGCTACATGAGTAATATCTTCTGGGCTGATCCTAAGGCTAGGACTAACTACACTTATTTTGGTGACACTGTCACATTTGACACAACATATAGGTCAAACCGCTATAGATTGCCTTTTGCGCCTTTTACTGGAGTAAATCATCACGGACAGCCTGTATTATTTGGTTGTGCTCTCTTGATAAATGAATCCGAAGCATCGTTTGTCTGGCTCTTCAAAATGTGGCTTGAAGCGATGTCAGGGCAATCTCCAGTCTCAATCACTACTGATCATGATCGGGTGATTCGTGTAGCCATTAACCATGTCTTTCCTAATACCCGTCATCGGTTTTGCAAGTGGCACATTTTTAAAGAGTGCCAAGAGAAGTTGTCTCATGTGCTTTATGAACAAGTTAATTTTGAAGCTGACCTTCATAAATGTGTTAATCTGCCAGAGTCCATTGATGAGTTTGAGTCTTGTTGGTCCTCCCTAATAGATAGTTATAATCTCAGAGAACATGAATGGCTCCAAGCAATTTATGGTGATAGGCGGCAGTGGGTTCCCGTGTACTTGAGAGACACATTTTTTGCAGAAATGTCGATAACACAGCGAAGTGATAGCATAAACTCTTACTTTGATGGGTATATTAATGCATCAACAACACTTCAGCATTTTGTTAAGCAGTATGAGAAGGCCCTAGAAAGTCGTCTTGAGAAAGAAGTTAAAGCTGATTATGACACAATAAACACCACTCCAGTTTTGAAGACACCATCACCTATGGAGAAACAAGCAGCTGGGATTTACACAAAGAGATTGTTTATCAAATTTCAAGAAGAGTTGGTTGAGACATTAACTTATTTGGCAAACAAAGTAGGTGAAGAAGAAATAACTTGTGTGTATAGAGTAGCCAAATATGGGGATATTCATAGGGCTTACTTTGTCAGATTTAACTCTTTTAAGATGAAGGTTACTTGTAGTTGCCAGATGTTTGAGTTTTTGGGTCTGGTTTGTAGACATATACTGACTGTTTTTAGGGTGACAAATATTCTTACTTTACCTTCTCATTATATTCTAAAAAGATGGACCAGGAATGCTAAAAGTGGTGTCATCTTGGATGAACACACCCCTGATTTGCTAAATGGTGCACGAGAATCTCTAACTATACGATATAATAATCTTCGTCATGAGGCCCTTAAGTATGTTGATGACGGAATAAGGTCTCCAAGAGTTTACGATGTTGCTATGAGTGCGCTACAGGAGGCTGCAAATAAAGTGGCACGAGCGACTAAGAATGATGGAAGACTGGTCGTTTCAAATGGAACTTATAAAGAAGATTTACAGTGGAACAATGAAGCTACTACAAGTTACAGGGATCCTGAAACCAGTTTGCAACAATCTTCATCCAAG GATGACCACGACAGAACAATTGAGAAATTGACAAGACAACTTGACCGAGCTCAAAGGAAGTGTGAAGTTTATAGGTCAAACTTGCTGTCAATTCTAAAAGACATGGAAGAGCAGAAGCTAGAATTATCAGTAAAAGTCCAAAATATCAAGTTAGGGATGAAAGATTGA
- the LOC107641624 gene encoding diacylglycerol O-acyltransferase 2D, with protein MAEKVFSAKEIFAADSSNIFIMILALLIWLGAIHLNFLFTLLLIFLPLSKSLLLFGLLVVLVVIPVDDKSRLGRRLARSLSKYACSYFPVTLHVEDMNAFDPNRAYVFGYEPHSVLPIGVIALSESIGWMPLPKLRVLASSAIFYIPVLRHLWTWFGVTRAAKKNFISQLSAGYSCVLIPGGVQETFFMKHGSEIAFLKRRRGFVRIAMERGHPLVPTFCFGQSDVYKWWKPSGTLVMKLSRAIKFAPIFYWGIFGTPIPFRRPMYVAVGRPIEPPKNPEPTQEEVDKVLIQFVDALQDLFERHKARAGYPKLELRIL; from the exons ATGGCGGAGAAAGTATTCAGCGCGAAAGAGATCTTCGCCGCCGATTCGTCCAACATCTTCATAATGATTCTGGCATTGTTGATTTGGCTCGGAGCTATTCacctcaatttcctctttactcTCTTGTTGATATTCCTTCCTCTCTCCAAATCACTCTT GCTTTTTGGTTTGCTGGTTGTGTTGGTGGTGATTCCGGTGGACGATAAGAGCAGATTGGGAAGAAGGTTGGCAAG GTCCCTAAGTAAGTATGCTTGTAGTTACTTCCCGGTCACGCTTCATGTAGAGGATATGAATGCATTTGATCCTAATCGCGCTTATG TTTTTGGTTATGAACCGCACTCAGTTTTACCAATTGGTGTCATTGCACTGTCTGAAAGCATTGGTTGGATGCCACTTCCAAAATTGAGAGTTCTTGCTAGCAGTGCA ATTTTTTACATACCGGTGTTGAGACACTTATGGACATGGTTTGGCGTCACACGCGCAGCAAAGAAAAATTTTATCTCCCAGTTATCAGCTGGATACTCTTGCGTTTTAATACCTGGTGGAGTGCAAGAAACATTTTTTATGAAGCATGGCTCCGAG ATTGCTTTCCTTAAAAGAAGAAGAGGATTTGTTCGTATAGCAATGGAGCGTGGTCATCCCTTAGTTCCAACTTTTTGCTTTGGTCAG TCAGATGTCTACAAGTGGTGGAAACCAAGTGGGACGTTGGTTATGAAACTTTCAAGAGCTATAAAGTTCGCCCCAATATTTTACTGGGGGATTTTCGG AACACCGATACCGTTCAGACGTCCAATGTATGTAGCAGTGGGCAGACCAATTGAGCCTCCCAAAAATCCAGAACCAACCCAGGAGGAG GTTGACAAAGTGCTTATTCAGTTTGTGGATGCACTACAAGATCTATTCGAACGACACAAAGCTCGGGCTGGATATCCAAAGCTTGAGTTAAGAATCCTATGA
- the LOC107639954 gene encoding uncharacterized protein LOC107639954 gives MDDRVRLKVYYHGKILLQTSEGVKFVCENPLDIIIPFTLSFEELKGVISEKIDSQVSSRVSCVLYRYPVPVFGGFVQFQTKYVTDEASMQEMFSVYFESRSRISLIELYVEFEQSAVDRDIELEDYNSDSEEEFESNYEVVDPSVDEDQADEAMVANVADVANALANQQPFVEPSFMRSLDLEAMHEPEFPQYVNAVELPLMPDGEFTVGMEFSSREAVIKAMKDYTIRRGVDYRVYESEPTTFYAKCTQYGAGCDWLIRVTKMSRKFCWEIRRYNGSHTCTRATISQDHSKLDSNTVAEAIKPLVEVDTSIRVKSVIAEVQAKFNYTISYRKAWLAKQKAVESIFGGWEASYEALPIWFEAMCHKEPSAVVHFETMPAYQGDDLVPNIRVLHRVFWSYYPCIRAFRHCKPIVQVDETHLYGKYKGCLLVAVSQDGNNNIVPIAFAIVEGETSEAWHFFLSNLRQHVVTRDSVGLISDRHDSIRAAIARSNGAWSPPRAFHMFCIRHIESNFLRKFKAPYLQKLIVNIGYSRTVREYETRYQRLRERGEAYTNWLDRIPREQYALAFDGGYRWGHMTTNLVECINSVLKGARNLPVTALVKATFYRLNELFTRKRAEAEARINAGHVFSELVTSKLHANQRAAGNIQVSCFDRQNEWTSVVNGVTVVNFKWTGFRVDMCLLVVQTNGWIGNCMCMMSTRWTRFDECIGLGLGPSGIPQHGLFIMDLDS, from the exons ATGGATGATAGAGTAAGATTAAAAGTGTATTATCATGGGaaaattttattacaaacatCAGAAGGAGTAAAGTTTGTGTGTGAAAATCCGTTGGATATTATTATTCCGTTCACACTTTCATTTGAAGAATTAAAAGGTGTAATTTCTGAGAAGATAGATTCTCAAGTATCTAGCAGAGTGTCGTGTGTTCTGTACAGATATCCTGTACCTGTCTTTGGTGGGTTCGTGCAATTTCAAACGAAATACGTGACCgacgaagcgagcatgcaagaaaTGTTTTCAGTGTATTTTGAAAGTCGGTCGCGAATATCGTTAATAGAACTGTATGTCGAGTTCGAGCAATCTGCAGTGGACCGAGACATTGAGTTGGAAGATTACAACAGTGATAGTGAAGAAGAATTCGAAAGTAACTACGAGGTTGTTGATCCGAGTGTAGACGAAGATCAAGCTGACGAGGCTATGGTGGCAAATGTGGCGGATGTGGCAAATGCACTAGCAAACCAGCAGCCTTTTGTAGAGCCGAGTTTCATGCGGTCGTTGGATTTGGAGGCTATGCATGAGCCGGAGTTTCCTCAATATGTAAATGCAG TAGAGCTTCCCCTTATGCCAGATGGCGAATTTACTGTGGGAATGGAGTTCAGTTCTAGGGAGGCAGTAATTAAGGCAATGAAAGATTATACAATCCGCAGAGGTGTAGATTATCGGGTGTATGAGTCAGAACCGACGACATTCTATGCTAAATGCACCCAGTATGGTGCAGGATGTGATTGGCTGATCAGGGTGACCAAAATGTCCAGAAAGTTCTGCTGGGAGATAAGGAGGTACAATGGAAGTCACACCTGTACTAGGGCCACCATTTCTCAAGATCATTCGAAGCTGGATTCCAACACAgttgcagaagcaataaagccattGGTAGAAGTTGACACGTCTATAAGGGTGAAATCAGTGATTGCGGAAGTACAGGCAAAGTTTAACTACACCATAAGTTATCGCAAAGCATGGTTGGCAAAACAAAAGGCAGTGGAGTCAATTTTCGGTGGGTGGGAAGCTTCATACGAAGCCTTGCCGATATGGTTTGAGGCTATGTGTCACAAGGAGCCATCCGCAGTCGTTCATTTTGAAACGATGCCTGCGTATCAGGGAGATGACTTGGTTCCTAATATTCGTGTACTACACCgagtcttctggagttattacccttGTATTAGAGCATTCAGACATTGCAAGCCAATAGTGCAGGTAGACGAAACTCATCTGTATGGAAAGTACAAGGGTTGTTTGTTGGTTGCAGTCTCACAGGATGGCAACAACAACATCGTGCCGATTGCATTTGCGATAGTTGAGGGAGAGACATCTGAGGCTTGGCACTTTTTTCTGAGTAACCTGAGACAGCATGTCGTGACACGTGATAGTGTCGGCCTTATCTCCGATCGGCACGATTCCATTAGAGCTGCTATTGCTCGTAGTAATGGAGCTTGGTCTCCTCCAAGAGCATTCCACATGTTCTGTATCAGACACATAGAGTCCAACTTTCTCAGGAAATTCAAGGCTCCGTATCTGCAGAAATTAATCGTCAACATCG GATACTCGCGAACAGTTCGCGAGTACGAGACACGTTATCAGCGTTTACGCGAGCGGGGTGAGGCTTATACCAACTGGTTGGATCGGATTCCGCGTGAGCAGTATGCATTAGCGTTTGATGGGGGATATCGATGGGGTCACATGACAACCAATCTAGTGGAATGCATCAACTCGGTTCTGAAAGGGGCTCGCAATCTTCCAGTCACGGCACTTGTTAAGGCAACGTTTTACAGGCTTAATGAGTTGTTCACCCGGAAAAGAGCCGAGGCCGAGGCTCGAATTAACGCAGGACATGTGTTCTCTGAGCTTGTAACCTCCAAACTGCATGCGAATCAGCGGGCAGCGGGTAACATCCAAGTTAGTTGCTTTGACCGACAGAATGAG TGGACCTCCGTCGTCAACGGTGTGACTGTGGTGAATTTCAAGTGGACCGGGTTCCGTGTTGACATGTGTTTGCTTGTTGTGCAAACCAACGGCTGGATTGGCAACTGTATGTGCATGATGTCTACAAGATGGACCAGGTTCGACGAGTGTATAGGGCTAGGTTTAGGCCCCTCGGGAATCCCACAACATGGCCTGTTTATCATGGACCTCGATTCGTAG